The genomic interval CCCAGCGAGAGAGAAGTGTCACCAAAGCCAAGGACGTTTGGCTTGGAAGTGTCACATGTTGGCTCAGGGAGAGCTGACTCAAGGCTTTATCCAGCCCTCTCCTTGAGAAAGGCATCTCCTCGCTAGCGCTTCAGGCTCCTCTCGGCTGTCAACAATCATACAACACTTTAATGATGGGGCTCAGCATCTCCCCACTGAAACACAGCATGGGCATTTCCAGTTTAATGGTCCATCTCGTCTTTCTGGAGCAGCACTtagcaccccccttccccgtctcccccctcccccggcaaggTTTCTAAATCACAGTAATGCTCAGAGAGACTCGGCTGCCTAGTGAGGTGGCAGAAAGATGCTCCGTTCCCAGCTAGGATGCGTCTAGCAGAAGAGTTTGAGGAAGCAGTTCTGACAGTAGGGCTTGTCATTCTGTTCCTTGAAGGTTCCTTTGTTGAGCTGCTTGAGGCAGAAGGCACAGACAAAGTGTTCTGGGTGAAATTTCTTGGCCATGGCGGTGATGCAGCGTCCCGTGATGGGCTTCTGGCAGCCGGAACACAGCGAGCCGCGGCGTTCGTGATAATGCACCTCACAGTAGGGCTGCCCATCGTGCTCAAAGAAGCTGCCGTTGATGAACGGCGTGAAACATTCCTGCAGGAGGTGGAAGCAAAAGGAACAGATTGATATGGCAAGCTGGGGACACAGGCAACTCCACAATCCAGGCCTTCGCCTGCCATGCCCCTAGCTGCCTCCTGCAGGAAGTGGGCAGGGTGAATCCTCTTCAtccagcagaaaggggctgcagaagTACTGCTGCAAAGATGATGGGTGCCCAGCAGACACAGGGTTACTGAGCGTAAGCAGGGCAGATGCAGCAACTGGGAGGGAAAATAAAGCCCTCAACTATACTTCATGTCCCTTTACTCCAGGCTGGCTTTATTAACACAAAGAAAATCCAAACCCAAGAGCCAAACTACTGAGAACACTTGGTAAGCAACACCAGAGCCTCTCCTGCTTCCAGTAagctgggagggaagagaacaCCCCCATCCACAGAGACAGCTGCCACCACAACAGCTTTTATAGcccacccaccccagctcacccagGTGATAGGCAGGGAAGAATTCCTTATGCTCCAGGGCAGCAGGAGCACCTTTTACCTTGTCACAATGGGCTGGTTTTCATTTCTTGAGCTGTATCTGCCCTGCTTACGCTCATATCAGTGAAAAAGAAGGTGACTGCCAGtaggggtttttttaagttaCCCATTTAGAATGCCAGATATTATGCATATTCCCTGGGACAGCACCCTCCTTCTTGACTCATCCCAAACTATACACATACGAGAGTCACTTCACCACTGAAATACAGTGGCAGGCAGAAGGTGACAGCCACTGGAGAGATGTGGAGGGGAAGAAATTTTGGGCAAGGACCCTGGGGGACAAGTCCATACCCTTACAAAAGCGATACTGGGTCTTTAATGTCTAGGAAGAGAAGCCGTTAGAGACCAGTTTTTTAAGAGGCACCCATCTCTCTATAATGGTTATCACTGTCTAAGCCCCACGCAGGTATTAATGGCTGTACCTTCACTACAGTCATGGGAAGTTAGgaggaattcccccccccccattttacaggtggggaaactgaggtatagagcaattaagggacttgcccagggtcacacgggTCAGGAGCAAAGTCAAGATGTCCTGAGTCCTAGTTTTGTACTTGAACGTCcagcccatccttcctccctagggacacacacacacacacacacacacacacacacacacacactaccgcAAGTGCACGCATGGTTGGACATCTACTTAGTCACAGGCAGATGCAAACTGAGCCCTGCGTGCAGGCATCCAGCAGGGTGCAGCCACAGTAAGTGCATATCCAGGCATGTTCTCACACAGTGAACTGCAAGGAACTCCAGTTGCCTGCAGCATTGAAAGGCAGCAGGCTCCTGGGAGCCTGACGCTGAGACTACTAAGCCATCCACCTCCATTCGAAAACAAACACTGGGAATTGGCCTGACTAACAACAGAAAGACAGAATCTGCCCAAAAGTTGCTGCCCCCACTaacaggcagcagcaggaaggatGCCCAGCAACATCTCCTGAGCAGAAGAGCCTGAACCCAGGTCCAGGCAGGGACGGAGCTGGTCAGCTGCTCACAAGAGACTGCCAGAATTTCTATTCACAGGGGCCTTCTGAGTGATGGAGAGTTTCAAACGGACAGCTTCAGCCAACTCCTTTCACGCGGGCTGCTCTGCAGCAGAGGAAAGCAGactagtggtctgagcacaggattTGAAACAGGAACTTATGGGTTCTGAGCCCCATTTTGAACTCCGCCTTTCTGCCTGTCTCGGTAACACGTGGCTGATATTAATCTTTACACTGCTCCTGGGAGATGGGTAAATATTTGGAAGGCTCTTTGAAGAGGTGCTAAGTATTTATTCTGCAGCATTACAGTTCATTATCCAGCTGCATATTCAGTTTACAGCTATTTCATTAGTTTCTAAGTTGATCCAAATAGGTCAGTCTCATTAAGTTGACATTTCCAGAGTGAGCACACGAGGAAGCTCTTCAAATCAGGGTGCTGAGGCGAAGAGCTTAGAAAGCTTAGCTCACTATTCCTAAGAAACCACTGGAAAAATTCTGTGCTTATCAGTGAACTGCTGCAGAAGCCCATAACTGtggctatggggcaggggagggaattaAGCCCCTAGAGAATTGAATGGAAACAGGCAGAGAAGCAAGAGGGTGCGTGGTCACTATCACACTATGTAGTTTGTGGGGCTGGCTGTCCTGTGCTGGCACAGACCCCTTGTTCTGATTGAGGGAACCACCAGACACCCACCTAGGGGACTTGGGAGAGGGGTCAGGTGCCAGGGGGGAGCACAGGCTCTCTTACCTGACAGACAAAGCACTCAGGGTGCCACAGGGTATTCAAGGCAGAGATGTAATTTTCCAGGATGGCCCGGGCGCAGCCCACACTTGGGAGCGAACATGTCGAAGTAATCCTTGCGGCAATAGGCTTTGCCATCCTTCTCATGAAACCCTGCCAAGGACACAAGGGAAAAACAGAGCCAGACAGCATCAGCTTGTGACCTTCCTTCATGGGAATACCCAGCCAGACTCCATGGGGCAAACAGGGTGGCTGGGatccccagtcacagaccagagGTATCCCTTATTCTGCTAAAGGAGGAGCACATGCTACACCTCCTTAGTCTCCATGTGGAAATAGCAATCACTGTTAGCTCCCCATCCACTAAGTAACACCACAGTCCCTCTCTACCCCCACACCCCCCGTTTTCTACATCACTTGCTCTAGGACAGTAGTCCCCACACTTTTCATGTCGTGCCCCCCCTTAACCCTGTCCATGCCCCACTCCCCGAAGCTGTGGTCGGGAGCGGGGCCGTGACTCCTGGGGGGAGGTGTGGACAGGCTAAGGGGGGGCGAGGatggggctggagcccgggtCGGGAATGGAGTTGCAGCCGGAGCTGCTGTCAGGTTCAGAGCCGCAGCCAGGCCAAGCGCCAGAGGACAGGGCCACAGCTAGGAGCAGAGCGGGGCTGAGTGGcacttcctctccaccccctacGGGGGCTAGACCGGGCCCTGCGCTCCCCCCAaacgtgccccacagtttggggaccactgctctatggaAAGGACCCATCACAGCCCCTTATGttgcctccacccccatcccttaCTTGCTTCACCAGAGTGGCTTCTCTCTGCAAAAACCAATAGTACCTTCAGGTCCAAAGAAAGCACCACACTGCACACAAAAGAAGTGTTCTGGGTGCCATGTCCTGTCCAGGGCTGTCACCACTTTCTGTTTGGGAGAAACCACAATCAGTGAGCGCAGCAAACATCAACTGTGCTTAAAGAGCTGAGCCAAGCCCCCTCCTTGGGGATTcaatcccccccactcccctttaCCCTAACAAGGCCAGACACACCACTCCTTTCCTCTAGACCCGGGGGAGAAGGGGACACAGTCTCATGCAGTACTCTGAAACTCAGCAGGAATGCCTCctatgtagataaatctctgattaTTTTCATGTGACTTTGCGTTGTGCCTCTTCATGTGGCCTTGTgatgggtctacccacgtgtgacctgtGTTTTCATGGGATTGTGTGTCAaggcctcatttagaaactttgcattgctcttgtataatgttatagcccctaaggatagaataagatagaagaaaaatttctttttgctagcagtagaacaagagctcccctccctcccccccaactcttaatcaattgccctgttgaatgaatgaggtgtggatgagcaaggcatggaaggcagcacctccagacagcctcaactgttggagaggggctgggagccagacccaggaacaataaaacgtgtcaagtgggctcattaaagacaagcagacataccaagggcctcgggggttagaagcaagcatcttcttttggaaacaccctctttgcagcattgggacaacactcaaaagaaagcagcacaaaggaccaatggacacagacacagagtttgaatctggtatagatttgaataagaggaaagctgctataaaagtgaggtgtcttgcaaaggaccccgggtctcgtcttgtcaacatgggagcatcgatctggatcggcagaagcccagctccaccccctcccccatctaactcacctggccagtgaacttaaggggagcaactaattggtaacaacaagatggagtgtgagtgtaagtgtaatatattataggcatatgatacagtgttaataaatacatgtattactaataaatatggcgttttgtcttattccccctgaaaagatcctgtgcagtactttaagtacaacacctaCCATGGTATCCCACTGGGGAAAATCAGGAGATCCTTACGGCAGTGAAGATAGCTAGATCCTAATACTGAGTTCAGTAGAGTTGCAATGGGGCAAATTTAGTTCAGTAGAACCTGCCCTCTCATTGCAGGACCCTACAGCAGATGGAGGGAGATAGCTGCACTGGGTCCAATTATTTCCCCTACAGCACTAGGGTGAAGGACGAATAGGGATCCCAAAACTACAAGAGAAGAGTTATTGGGGTAGATGGATGTGCGCTTTTCTACTCGACAGTACGGCACCAGACTCCCCCGTGCATGGCCAAGGGAGACTCCTACTGACACGCGCTGGCTCAGGGACTCACGTCGAGGATGGGCCCATTGCAGTAGTAGCAGCGAGGGGAGAAGAGATTATGATAGTCCTTCTCACAGTAGGGCTGACCATCACGTTCAAAAAAGTTGGGTGACCCGATTTCTTCCTGGCAGTGGGTGCAAACGAAGTGCTCTGGGTGCCAGGTTTTCCCCATGGCTGTGACAACCTATAGGGAAGATGGAGCAGTTATGGGGGACGACTCTACTTCTTTGTTGTGGCAACTCACGTGACAACACACCAGGTAGAGTTTGGCACTAACTACACGTTCTACTACTCAAGTGAGCCCTGGACTGGGGTAGCATGAAAACTGAATTACCTATcatctcaggagagggcagtcccTCAAGGGCAGGGTAGAGGTCACTGGAGGAGCTTACAGCGTACCTGGCCAGTGGATAAATAGAGTACTTCAGTTTTTTCAGCATCGCCAGTCCCTTCAGCCTCATGATACAGCCCTCCCAGTTACTCCTTGCTGTAGCCAAGATGCTGCCTTAGACTCACCTGTCCAGCAATTGGTTTCTTGCAGGCTCCACAAACACCTTTGGCAACGGTAGCTACTCCCAGTTTGTTCAGGTCAGACTGGAGGCTTCCCAACATACTGTCCAACTGGCTGCCAGGTTTTGGGGGTGCAGACGGAGGGGAGCTGCCCCCAGCTTTCCCCTGGGCCATGAACTGCAAAGAAAAAACCCAGAGACTGTAAGGCAAGCCCTGTTCAGCTCCTCAGGGATTTCTGCAGTCTCTGaacttaagaacagccatactgggtcagaccaaaggtccatctagtccagtatcctgtctttcgactcagtttgaaaaagaaaactatcagatatgatagaggtctataaaatcacaaatggtgtggaaaaagcgAATAAAGCTGTGTTTTTACCCTTTTACATAGCACACGAACCAGGTACCCCTTAATGAAATTAAGTCAGCTGGTTTAACAcacacataaggaagtacttcttcacacaacacacagtcaacctgtggaacttgttgccagggaatgttgtgagggccaaaagcataactgggttcaaaacagagttagataacttcatggaggataggtccatcaatggctattagccaaaatggtcagggatgcaaccccatgctctggatgtctctaaacttctgactgctaggagttgggactggatgacagtggatggatcactcaataaattgccatgttctgttcactccctctgaagcatttggcaccagccactgtaggaagacaggataccagactagACGAGCCATtgatctaacccagtatggccattctcataATGGAAATAAAGAGAAATAGATATGGAGATGTTTATGCAGTCTCGACACCACTGGAGTAGCTGTAAGTTTCAGAtacgcagccctcccccccccccccccccatcagcttcccattcccctaagttccctgtgcggcagccgccgaGCAGgttatcaattgccggcagttcagctgtccctccccccactgccgtgtgctgctcctgccctctgccttggagctgctccttggagcctcctgcttgctgtgtgcaggggggtgggagctgatgtcagggtgtccccctcccccggctcctgtcccccaccaccacagagcgggcgggggggagggagaggacctagggagcttgctggcagcagctgctgtctcaacttgctgatctgcTTAAAAAGGCAGAATACTTAGAATGGGGTCAGCGTACATAAAAGGGCAACGtgcgtctctctcacacacatggtgtttgtgtgtgtgtgtgtgagagacagacagacagactcccCCCTTTGGAAAGTGGAGAGTGCGCTGTGGTCCAGCGGGATAGCGTGGGTTCATCATCACGTTCAGTTTCCGCAGGGAATGTTTGCGGCCACTGCCATGCCTCTATTGTGTCTCCTccttccatttgtgctgccttgaaaagtgtgaggctacattaacaacaatgtgttaacccttgttGGCTTAGCCGAGTGCTagatcatcatttagcagcaaggcattccctgggaaatatcccaccctcttactccacacctcaaccaagcttcaccatcattgctgtgtacagtattaaattgtttgtttaaaacttatactgtgtgtgtgtacacacacacacacacacacacacacacacacacacacacacacacacacagtgtcttttgtctggtgaaaaaaaattccctagaacttaatgtaaatggggagagattaattcttatgaggaaattggattagtttaacatcatttcgcttaaagtaacatttttcaggaacacaacTGCAActttaagcaaggagttactgtatttatgaaaccaaaattatttaaaaaacaaaagcaaactgtCCCTAACCCTTGCTGTCGAGGGTAACTTCGGCAACCCAAATGCACAGTCCAAATTTTCTGGTTTGCTCCCTGGGCTCAGCCACCAATACAGCTAGGAAACAAGCAAGGGGGACAAGAGTATTCTGAGACTAACGGCCCAGCCAAACACCACCCATCCTGCCAGGCAGCTTTTACTAGTGCTCTGATCTTTAGTCTCCCAGCCTTTCCAATGACTGTAAGACAGTCGAGCCCCCAGGCTTACAGACTCCCGACCCCAAGTGTCTCTTCTGGAGAAGAGACACAAAAGGCTGGAAAGCTGAAGTCCTTAGGCTGCAGGAGGACGTTTCTCAGCCATCAAGAGTCCGCTTGTGTATACCTGTGCTTAGTGCCAGTAGCCACAATGAGATTTTATTTGCTAAACATTGACAATGTCATGAACATATGGCTGCTGAACAGGTTATCTTGCAGCTTCTAAGTCACCTGTCTCTGGCTTGAATAATAGACTTGGGACTATCAAAGAGGGAATTCTTTTCTACCCTAACTGCACAGTTGAATAAACTGTCAATTTTCAACATACAGAAGGTGAATATGCTCTGGACTAGAGATGTTATCGTTTAATATATTATTGATGTGAGAACAAAAGGTGAACAGCCAAGTGACAAAATCTGCAGGTGATGCAAGATTAAGTTAGTCAAGACTAGAGAAGACTCTGAGGAACTTCATAAGATCCTAACAAAACTAGGTGATTGGGCCACATGATAGCCGATTAAATTCATTgcaacaaatgcaaaataatgtaaATTATTCCTTCCAAATTTAAAGTCCTCACACCCATTTCTggtttctaaattaactgtaaacaCTTAAGAGAAACAGGCAGCTCAATGAAAGCCTTTGCTCCATACATAGAAtgacagaatatcagggttggaagggacctcaagaggtcatttagtccaaccccctgctcaaagcaggaccaatccccagacagatttttatcccagatgcctaaatggccccccctcaaggattgaactcacaaccctggatttagcaggccagtgctcaaaccactgaactatccgtCCCCCCcatagcagcagtcaaaaaagcaaatgatGTTAGGGTGCACAAGGAATGAAAACACTGAAAATCTAATGTCAAATCCATGGTACCCTCTCCCCCATTCTGGAATATTTTCTTGAGCTCTGGTTGCTCATCTAAAAACAAATACAGTGGGAACAGAGGGCATTCAGGTGACAAAAATGGTCAGAGGCCTGGAGAAGCTTTCATATGAAaacagattgaaaagattgggactttactggattaggggggaaaaaaagacttaaggggggatatggtagaaATACCCTCTTTATAACACTCATCATTTTGTGTAAGTCAGGCACTCCTACTTTACCCTCACTCATAATAGAAGAGAGATTCAATTCAAGTaaaatccaaaatattaaaaatcataaAATGGAATATTTTAGTAATCTTGCTAAGATTGTGGCATAAATGatatcatgtggcaatgagttccacagattagcTATGCATGGTAAGAAAAAGTATTATACATCTGAAAGGATGAGACCATCCAATGTTTGTGTGAGCATGTGTGAtatctatatttatttatatacaaatcTTATGTAAGGGATACAAACCCTCTCACTCCAGGTCATAAGGTAACCACTAACTGAGGAAGCAACTTCCCTcatgggcaggttattcctttttttttttccttcaacctTCCTCTCAACCAGCTGGTACTAGCCAGTGAAATAgctggatcattggtctgatccagtatgaaaATTCGGATGTTCCAGCAGATGTGTCGATGAAGCACTTcccatcctcctgccccaaaAGGCTTAGACGTCAACCCCATTTTTACCTGAACCCAACTCTGGAAATTTCTTGCCCTATGAGATGAAATCTTTACTGCCCAAATCATCTGCCTGGAAGCCTCAAAAATCATCTCCCATCTTCCTGATTGGGAAAAATCAAGGGCAACAAAGGAGATATCCTCCAGAGCAGCAGAGGCTGGTCTTTGCCAGTAACTAGATGGGTTCCTCTTATTAAATTACAACCCACCAAAACAATGGACTCTACACTTAGAAGAACTCAGCTCCTATCTGTTGCCAACAAAGCATTTCACTTCACTGTGAATCACACACTGTCACACTCCTCCCTATCCCCCGCAAAAGATATCCCCACCGTACAAATTGGTGTTGCTGGGCAACATAGGTGCAGTGAATCATTATTTCAatgaagtgttttcctgaatcagaacaaaaaaagTGGGCACTACACCAGCTGGGATTTCCCCTCATGATGTTGACAGAGATAGGCATTGCCTTGATCCAGTGCTTGGCATGGGGAGAAACACCCCTGAATGCTAGCTAAGC from Malaclemys terrapin pileata isolate rMalTer1 chromosome 16, rMalTer1.hap1, whole genome shotgun sequence carries:
- the LOC128824513 gene encoding LOW QUALITY PROTEIN: paxillin-like (The sequence of the model RefSeq protein was modified relative to this genomic sequence to represent the inferred CDS: inserted 2 bases in 1 codon) — encoded protein: MQSIRMFLRGKAVVLMGKNTMMRKAIRGHLENNAALENFPNKPKSAEPSPTMMSSSLGSNLSELDRLLLELNAVQHNPPTGFPTNEASRSPSLPSGTGSHYVVPESTSSLGVKAAPPTKDKPKRNGGRGIEDVRPSVESLLDELESSVPSPVPAITVNQSEVSSPQRVTSSQQQTRISASSATRELDELMASLSDFKFMAQGKAGGSSPPSAPPKPGSQLDSMLGSLQSDLNKLGVATVAKGVCGACKKPIAGQVVTAMGKTWHPEHFVCTHCQEEIGSPNFFERDGQPYCEKDYHNLFSPRCYYCNGPILDKVVTALDRTWHPEHFFCVQCGAFFGPEGFHEKDGKAYCRKDYFDMFAPKCXGCARAILENYISALNTLWHPECFVCQECFTPFINGSFFEHDGQPYCEVHYHERRGSLCSGCQKPITGRCITAMAKKFHPEHFVCAFCLKQLNKGTFKEQNDKPYCQNCFLKLFC